Proteins encoded within one genomic window of Oncorhynchus keta strain PuntledgeMale-10-30-2019 chromosome 12, Oket_V2, whole genome shotgun sequence:
- the LOC118391139 gene encoding CCR4-NOT transcription complex subunit 8: MPAALADTSQIICEVWASNVEEEMRKIRQIIQSYNSIAMDTEFPGVVVRPIGEFRSTVDYQYQLLRCNVDLLKIIQLGLSFMNEDGDYPPGTTTWQFNFKFNLTEDMYSQDSIDLLQNSGLQFKKHEEEGIDTLYFAELLMTSGLVLCENVKWLSFHSGYDFGYLVKLLTDTRLPEEEHEFFQILNLFFPAIYDVKYLMKSCKNLKGGLQEVADQLELKRIGRQHQAGSDSLLTGMAFFRMKELFFEDNIDDAKYCGRLYGLGSGSTQNQNGISSSSQEETNNKH, encoded by the exons ATGCCAGCCGCACTTGCAGATACCAGTCAGATTATCTGTGAGGTCTGGGCAAGCAATGTGGAGGAGGAAATGAGGAAAATCCGACAGATAATTCAAAGCTACAACTCCATTGCCATG GACACAGAATTCCCCGGAGTAGTAGTTCGACCAATTGGCGAGTTTCGCAGCACAGTAGATTACCAGTACCAGCTCTTGAGGTGCAACGTGGACCTTCTGAAAATCATCCAATTGGGACTGTCGTTTATGAACGAGGACGGAGACTATCCTCCTGGAACAACAACATGGCAGTTCAATTTCAAATTTAATTTAAC agaggatatgtaCTCCCAGGACTCAATAGACCTACTCCAGAACTCCGGCCTCCAATTCAAAAAGCACGAGGAAGAGGGGATCGACACACTTTACTTTGCTGAGCTCTTGATGACATCTGGTTTAGTGCTGTGTGAAAATGTCAAGTGGCTCTCCTTTCACAG CGGGTATGATTTTGGCTACCTGGTGAAGCTCTTAACGGACACTCGCCTACCTGAGGAGGAACATGAGTTCTTCCAGATCCTCAATCTCTTCTTCCCTGCAATCTATGATGTGAAATATCTGATGAAAAGCTGTAAGAACTTAAAG GGAGGACTCCAGGAGGTGGCTGACCAGCTAGAACTGAAAAGGATTGGGAGACAGCACCAGGCCGGTTCTGATTCACTGCTCACAGGGATGGCTTTCTTTAGGATGAAAGAG CTTTTCTTTGAAGACAACATTGATGATGCAAAGTATTGTGGGCGATTGTATGGATTGGGCTCTGGGTCCACTCAAAATCAGAATGGCATCTCAAGCTCTTCCCAAGAGGAAACTAACAACAAGCACTGA